The Pseudomonadota bacterium sequence ACTGAGCCGCGGTCCCACCGACCATCCGCCGCAGTTTCTGGACAGAGTGGATGTCGACTTGCGATAATGGGTCCGGGTGGGGGCGACGGAGGTTCGTGTGGCGGACGGCGGATGCACTTCCAATCGTGAGCGGCGCAAGGAGCCCCGATACGCGGTGAGCTGCCGGTGCTGGGTGGAGAAGGACTCGGTGACCCTGTTCGGAACCGTGACCAACCTGAGCGCCAGCGGGTTCTTCCTGCGCACCGTCCCGGTGGTCGCCGAGGGGAGCGACGTCGAGATCCGCCTGAGCCTCGAGCAGGGGGTCGTGATCGGCCGGGGCGCCGTCCGCTGGCGCGCGCAGCCGGACGGCCGCGACGCCGAGCGGCGGAATACACCGCCCGGCATGGGGATCGAGCTTGTCCAGGTCTCCGGCGGGCGCGAGCTGCTCGACACCTACATCGGCCGCAAGTCGCTCGTCCCCGAACCGTGAGCCGAGATGGAAGCCCTCGAGAAGATCATCGACATCTTCCTGCACCTCGACACCTACCTCGACGGGTGGGGCGCCGCGCTCGGGCCGGCGCTGTACGTCGTCCTGTTCCTCGTCATCTTCTGCGAGACCGGCCTCGTCGTGACGCCGTTCCTGCCGGGCGACTCGCTCCTGTTCGCGGCGGGCGCGCTCGCCGCGCGGCCGGACTTCCCGCTCGAGATCGGCTGGCTGGTGGCGTCGCTCTGCGTGGCGGGCGTGCTCGGCAACGCCGTCAACTACTCGATCGGCTACCGCCTGGGGCCCAAGGTGTTCTCGAAAGAGGACTCGTGGCTCTTCAATAAGAAGTATCTCCTCAAGGCGCAGGCGTTCTACGAGCGGTACGGCGGGAAGACGATCGTCCTCGCCAGGTTCGTGCCGATCATCCGGACGTTCGCGCCGTTCGTCGCGGGCATCGGCCGGATGTCGTACAGGCGGTACATGCTGTACAACCTGCTCGGCACGCTGCCGTGGGTCGGCGGCTTCGCGTTTGCCGGCTACTTCTTCGGCAACATCCCGGCCGTCAAGCGCAACTTCCAGTTCGTCGTGATCGCGATCATCGTGATCTCCGTGATCCCGGCGATCGTCGGCTACCTCAAGGAGCGGAAGCGGCCCGCCTGAGCGACGCGGGCGACGATGGCATGGCGAATGACGAAGCAGGGAAAGAGCTCTACCGCCGGGTTCGGAGCGGGCGCGAAAGCGCTCGGCTGCGCGCTCCTGCTGCTGGCGTCGACCTCGGCTTGCGGCGCCGGATCGCCGGCGACCGGGGGCGGCGCAGACCCTATCGCTGTCGAGGCGTCGCCAAAGGGCAGCGCGCCATCGGGGACCGCGACCTGGATCGATCCGGCCACGGGCCTGGAGTGGCAGATCGAGCCTGCGGGGGAGACGATGGGGTGGGAGGCCGCAAAGGAGCACTGCGCGGCGCGGGGCGAGGGCTGGCGCCTGCCCACGGTGAGCGAACTGCGCTCCTTGATCCGCGGGTGTCCGAGGACCCAGACCGGGGGGAGCTGCGAGGTTACGGATCGCTGCCTGCCCTGGAGCCGGTGCCGCAACGACGACTGCGGCGGCTGCGATCCCCGGAACGGGCCGGACGACGCCTGCTTCTGGCCGGGCGAGCTTGCGGGGACGTGCATCTGGTACTGGTCGTCGTCGCCCGACGAGGACCGGCCCCTCAGCGCGTGGTACGTCTTCTTCGGCGACGGCAGCGTCAACGTCAACGGCGTCCTCGGCGAGATCCACGTGCGCTGCGTTCGGTAGTGGCGAACGATCGGGTCGATCTCCGGAATGGACCGCTCCCCTCCGCGATTCAGTCGATGAGACCGAGCTCGCGATAGACGCGGGAGAAGTCGACGAGCTCGCCCCCCGGCTGGTGCTGCAGCGAGTTCTCCTGGTCCTTGAGCATGGCGACGACCTTGTCCCGCCCGGCCTTGGTCTTCACGGATTGGCGCGGGGTCTTGCCCTTCAGCAGCGGGATGGGCTCGTCGATCCACGCCTCGATCTGCTGCTGGAAGTACGGCGCGAGGAGCTCGGCCTGGACGTGCTCCGGGATCGCGTCGACCGGTTCGCGTGCGGGTCGCGCGGCATGCTCGGCCATCGCGACGTCCAGATCCTT is a genomic window containing:
- a CDS encoding PilZ domain-containing protein, whose amino-acid sequence is MADGGCTSNRERRKEPRYAVSCRCWVEKDSVTLFGTVTNLSASGFFLRTVPVVAEGSDVEIRLSLEQGVVIGRGAVRWRAQPDGRDAERRNTPPGMGIELVQVSGGRELLDTYIGRKSLVPEP
- a CDS encoding DedA family protein — protein: MEALEKIIDIFLHLDTYLDGWGAALGPALYVVLFLVIFCETGLVVTPFLPGDSLLFAAGALAARPDFPLEIGWLVASLCVAGVLGNAVNYSIGYRLGPKVFSKEDSWLFNKKYLLKAQAFYERYGGKTIVLARFVPIIRTFAPFVAGIGRMSYRRYMLYNLLGTLPWVGGFAFAGYFFGNIPAVKRNFQFVVIAIIVISVIPAIVGYLKERKRPA
- a CDS encoding DUF1566 domain-containing protein: MTKQGKSSTAGFGAGAKALGCALLLLASTSACGAGSPATGGGADPIAVEASPKGSAPSGTATWIDPATGLEWQIEPAGETMGWEAAKEHCAARGEGWRLPTVSELRSLIRGCPRTQTGGSCEVTDRCLPWSRCRNDDCGGCDPRNGPDDACFWPGELAGTCIWYWSSSPDEDRPLSAWYVFFGDGSVNVNGVLGEIHVRCVR